Proteins encoded by one window of Rhodamnia argentea isolate NSW1041297 chromosome 6, ASM2092103v1, whole genome shotgun sequence:
- the LOC115728173 gene encoding cytochrome b5, with translation MPTITKMYSMQEASQHNTKEDCWIVIDGKVYDVSSYMDEHPGGDDVILETTGKDATDEFEDAGHSEEAKELLRTFCIGELDTSSPAIPELEIFSKNEGTDYSQKLVALTKQYWAVPVAVACISVIVGFLYLRKK, from the exons ATGCCGACCATCACGAAGATGTACTCGATGCAAGAAGCATCGCAGCACAACACCAAAGAAGACTGCTGGATTGTCATCGACGGCAAG GTCTATGATGTGTCATCATACATGGACGAGCATCCTGGCGGGGATGATGTTATCCTTGAGACAACTG GAAAAGATGCTACCGATGAGTTTGAAGACGCTGGCCATAGCGAAGAAGCAAAGGAGCTGTTGCGGACCTTTTGCATCGGTGAGCTTGACACATCTTCCCCAGCCATCCCGGAGCTCGAAATATTCTCAAAGAATGAAGGAACAGACTATTCTCAGAAGCTCGTGGCCCTGACAAAACAATACTGGGCTGTTCCTGTTGCTGTTGCTTGCATCTCGGTGATTGTTGGCTTCTTATATTTGCGTAAGAAGTGA
- the LOC115756233 gene encoding protein CRABS CLAW gives MSHMEDKASMELPQSEHLCYVRCNFCNTVLAVGIPCKRMLDTVTVKCGHCSNLSFLSTRAPLQGQCLDHPLSLQQGFSSDFRKGQSSSSPSSTSGDQLSPKAAPFVVKPPEKKHRLPSAYNRFMKEEIQRIKAANPEIPHREAFSAAAKNWARYIPHSPSGSASGSSNRVSYRPFLDLLDSALFSPCTSLTSLRSLTRVQGLNASVVKCKCSITISNGFRNPSNRAISRGAVQVALSKESLRSPIFPIDDLGEVSYGFGVEASIESGKSSCTTAKEESHVAQELVDGV, from the exons ATGAGTCATATGGAAGACAAGGCGAGCATGGAACTCCCACAGTCCGAGCATCTGTGCTATGTCCGGTGCAACTTCTGCAACACCGTTCTTGCT GTAGGGATTCCATGCAAGAGGATGTTGGACACAGTGACGGTGAAATGTGGGCATTGCAGCAATCTCTCGTTCCTGAGCACCAGGGCCCCCCTTCAAGGCCAGTGTCTTGATCATCCCTTGAGCCTTCAG CAGGGGTTTTCCAGTGATTTTAGGAAAGGCCAATCATCGTCCTCCCCGTCCTCAACTTCGGGTGATCAGCTATCACCCAAAGCCGCCCCCTTTGTTGTGAAAC ctccGGAGAAGAAGCACAGGCTTCCATCTGCTTATAACCGGTTCATGAA GGAAGAGATACAGCGCATCAAAGCGGCGAATCCTGAGATACCACACAGAGAAGCATTCAGTGCAGCGGCAAAAAAC TGGGCGAGGTACATTCCACATTCACCTTCGGGATCAGCTTCTGGCAGCAGTAACCGTGTAAGCTATCGTCCCTTCCTAGATCTGCTTG ATTCTGCCCTTTTTTCCCCCTGCACCTCTCTCACGTCTCTCCGAAGTCTCACACGTGTCCAAGGCTTGAACGCAAGTGTTGTCAAGTGCAAGTGTTCGATTACAATCAGCAATGGATTTCGCAATCCTTCCAATCGAGCAATAAGCAGGGGCGCGGTACAGGTAGCATTGAGCAAGGAATCCCTAAGGAGCCCCATATTTCCCATCGACGATCTTGGTGAAGTGTCTTATGGCTTCGGAGTAGAGGCCAGCATCGAGAGCGGCAAGAGCAGCTGCACGACGGCGAAGGAGGAATCTCACGTGGCTCAAGAGTTGGTTGATGGAGTCTAA